In Deinococcus maricopensis DSM 21211, the sequence TTGTTCTCGAGGACGCGGCCGATTTCGAGGAGGCTGCCGGGGCCGATCAGGACGTCCACGCCGTACTCCTCGGCCATGTCCTGGCCTTCCTGGAGTTGCGCGAGGCAGCCCATCATGCCGACGACGATGGGGCGGCGGGTTTTGAGTTTGCGGAGGTCGCCGAGCAGCGAGCGGACCTTGTTGACGGGCCTGCCGCGAATGGCGCAGGTGTTGATGAGCACGAAGTCGGCTTCGTCGACGCTGTGCACCATGTCCGCGCCGAGGCTCACGAGCTGGCTCTGCACGGTGTGGGTGTCGTACTCGTTCATCTGGCACCCGTAGGTGATCATGTGGGCCTTCATCAGTGTGTCTCCAGGGCGGCGCGGGGCGGGTGGGCGGCGCGCCGCGTCATCCGGTGATTTTACCGTGCCGGGCGGCGGTGCGCGGGGGGAGGGCCGTCACCTTTGCCGGTCGTTGCATGAAGGTCCGCTCACGCGCGGCGGGGGCGCGTTTCAGGTGGCGCTGCTTTGCTGGGGTATGAGCGACAGTAACCGGCACGACCTGCACGACGGGAACAACGACCCCAAGACCGGCGACAAGAAGCACCAGACGGACCACAGCCAGGAGCGCCACGACCATCAGCATGACCGGGACGGGAGCGGCGCGCAGGGCAGCGAGGGGAACGAGCCGCACGGAACGGACAGCGACTCCGTGCACCCCTGAAAGTCAGGGGGCCCCACCAGAATGGTAGGGCCCCCTCCCTGACGTGGCTTACGCGCGGGCGAGACGCGCGGCGAGCGCGCCGTCGTACCCGTTGGGGTGCGCCGCCTTGAGGTGCGCCATGACCTGCGCGATGTTCGCGCCGGGGTGCTGCGCGCGGAACTGCTCGATAACCGCCCGGAGTTCATCCTCGCTCAGCAGGGTCGGCAGGTACTGCGCGAGCAGCGCGAGCTCCCGATCCTGCTCGGCCGTGTCGATGCCGCGCTCGCGGTATGTCTGCACGGTCCCTTCGAGGGCTTTGCGGGTCTGCTTGATCACGCCGAGAGCGACCTCATCGGTGAGGCCAGGCGCGCCGGGCGCTTTCGCAGCGGTTTCCACGGCGCCGACCAGAGTGGTGAGGGTCGTGGCGGTCGCGGTGTCGCGGGCTTTGCGGGCGGTGAGCAGGTCGGCTTTCAGGCGGTCGTACAGCATGAGGTGATCCTTTCGTGGGCGAGCGGTTATGGGTCGCCGCTGTCCATGGTGCCGCGCGGACGCGCACGACACCATGAGCGAAGTGACGTACGCCAGCGGGCTGCGCGTGAGGGTACGCCCATTGCCGGGCGCACGTGGGCGCTAGAGTGGCGCGTGATGAAGGCTGTGACGGTAATTGGTGCGGGCCTGGCGGGCTCGGAAGCGGCGCTCGCAGCCGCAAACGCGGGCGTGCCCGTGACGCTCTTCGAGATGCGCCCGGTGAAGATGACGCCCGCGCACCGCAGTGGGAAGTTCGCGGAACTGGTGTGCAGCAACAGCCTGGGCGGCGAAGGCGAAACCAACGCCAAGGGCCTGCTGCAGGCCGAAATGCGCGCGGTGGGCAGCACGGTGATCGCGGCGGCGGACGCGTCGCGCCTCCCGGCAGGCGGGGCGCTCGCGGTGGAACGCGAGGGCTTCAGTGACCACGTGACGCGGGCCGTGCGGAACCACCCGCTGATCACCGTGCGCGACGAGGAAGTGACGGCGCTGCCCGAGGGCGTCACGGTGCTCGCGACGGGGCCGCTCACGTCGGAGGCGCTCGCGGAGGACATCGCGCGCGCGACCGGCACGGAACGCCTCGCGTTCTACGACGCGGCCGCGCCGGTGATCGCATTCGACAGCATCAACATGGACGTCGCGTTCCGCGCCGGCCGCTACGACCAGCCCGCCGACTACATCAACTGCCCGATGGACAAGGAGCAGTACGCGGCGTTCTACGCGGCGCTGGAGCAGGCGCGCAGCCACACGCCGCACGACTGGGAGAAGCTGGAGTTCTTCGAGGGGTGCATGCCCATTGAGGAGATCGCGCGGCGCGGCCCGGACACGCCCCGCTTCGGCCCCATGAAGCCGCGTGGCCTGACGGACCCGCGCACGGGCCGCTGGCCGTACGCGGTCGTGCAGCTTCGCCAGGAGGACGCCGAGGGGCGCATGTGGTCGCTGGTGGGCTTCCAGACGGGCCTGAAGTGGGGCGACCAGAAAGCCGTCGTGCAGCTCATTCCGGGCCTGGAGAATGCGGAGATCGTGCGGTACGGCGTGATGCACCGCAACACGTACCTGAACGCGCCGGAGGTGCTCACGGAGACGATGCAGCTGCGCGCGGACCCGGAGAAGCTCGTGGCGGGCGTCCTCGCGGGCACCGAGGGGTACCTGGAGTCGGCAGCGACGGGGTGGCTGGCGGGCCTGAACGCGGCGCGGCTCGCGCAGGGCCTCGAGCCGGTGTGCCCGCCGCAGGAGAGCATGCTGGGCGGCCTCACTCGGTACCTCGCGACGGCGAACCCGAAGAACTACCAGCCGATGAACACGAACTGGGCGCTCGTGCCGGAGTTCAAGGTGGAGGGCCGCCGGAAGCTCGGGAAGCGCGAGAAGCGTCCATTGATGTTCGCGCGCGGGTACGACGCGTTCCTGGGGTGGGCGCGCGGCGTGGGCCTGAACGTGACGGAACGCGTGGTGCCGACGTCTGAACCCGCCCCTGAGGTGCCCGGCACGGCGGAACCCGTCGGCGCCTGATTCGCAGCCACTCCCTTCGTCGCGGCTTCGTACCCTGTGGGGAGGAGGCCGCGACGACTTTCTGGTGGTGGCGGCGGGGTCGCGCGAACCGTGGAGCGCTTCAGCCTTCAGGCCACCCAGCAGTTCACGCGTGCGGCCCAATGAAGGGGCCGAGGCATGATCGGGGCGTTTCTGATGGTTCTGGGCGTGGTTGGGGTGGTCGGCGCGGTGTTCGCGCGGCAGCAGGCGCACCTGAGCCGCGCGGTGCAGGATCTGGGTGAGGGGCCGCGCGGCAGCGGCCCGCACGTCGGCCCGAATATTCCCGGGCCGTACTGACCGGCCCGGCAAAGGCGGGCGCCGCATGACCCCGCCTTTGCCGCAACCTTGTTCAGTCCTCCCAGCCCTCAAGGACGATCTTGCCGATCACGCCGCGCGTTTCGAGGCGTTCGTGCGCGGCGCGGAGGTTCGCGGCGTTGATGGGCCGCAGCGTCTCACGGAGGGTGGTGCGGACGTGCCCGGCGTCCACGAGGTCCGCGACGCGGTTCAGCAGGTGGTGCTGCTCGATCATGTCGTCCGTCTGGAGGGCGGGGCGCGTGAACATCAGCTCCCACGCGAACGTAAGGCTCTTGGCCTTCAGGGCGTTGAGGTTCACGTCGGTGGCGGTGTCGATGGCGACGATGCTGCCGCCCGGGCGGAGCACCTGCACCATGGCGTTCCAGTGCTGTTCGGTGCCGTACGTGCAGTACACGTGGTGGACGCTGTCGATGCCGAGGTCGCGCAGCTGCGCGGGGATGTCGCCGGTGTGGTCGATGACGTGGTGCGCGCCGAGGTCGCGGACCCACGCGGCGGATTCCGGGCGGGACGCGGTGGCGATGACCGTGAGGCCGGCGTGCCGCGCGAGCTGAATGGCGACGCTGGGGACGCCGCCGGCGCCGCCGATGACCAGCAGGGTCTTGCCGGCGTCCTGGCCGTCCGGGCGGAGGTGCAGGCGGTCGTACAGGCCTTCCCAGGCGGTGATGGCGGTCAGGGGGAGGGCGGCGGCCTGCGCGTGCGTGAGGGTGGTGGGTTTGCGGCCGACGATGCGTTCGTCCACGAGTTGAAGTTCGGCGTTGCTGCCGGGGCGGTTGAGGTCGCCTGCGTAGTACACCTCGTCGCCCACCTGGAATAGCGTGACGTCCGGCCCGACCGCTTCGACGACGCCGCTCGCGTCCCAGCCGATCACCTTGGGCGGGTGGTGTTCCAGGTTGCCGGGCTTGGGCGCGCGGACTTTGGTGTCCACGGGGTTCAGGGCGGTGGCGTGCACGCGCACCAGCAGGTCACGTCCGGTGGGGACGGGGTCGGGCAGCTGGACGTCCTGGAGGCTGCTGGGGTCGCTGATGGGCAGGTGGTGCGTGAAGCCGACGGCGTTCATGCGGGCAGTATGCGCACAGCGCTTTGCGAACTCAAGTACGCACAGTGTTGATCCGTAGTGACAGAATTGTGCCTATGAGGCGTTCGTCATGAAGCCGCCGCGCGCGCTGAACTGCGCGCCCGGCTGTCCGGTGGAGGTGACGCTGGAGGTCATCTCGGGGCGGTGGAAGTGCGTCATTTTGTATCACCTGTTGCGCGGGCCGGTGCGGTTCGGGCAGTTGCGACGCCTGATCCCCGGTGTGACGCAGCGGATGCTGACGTTGCAGCTGCGGGAGCTGGAAGCGGACGGGCTGGTGGAGCGGACAGCGTACCCGCAGGTGCCGCCGCGCGTGGATTACCGCCTGACGCCCCTCGGGGAGAGCCTGCGGGCGGTGGTTCTGGCGATGCTCGCGTGGGGTGAGGCGAATCACGACACCGTGATGGCCCTGCGCGGCGGCGAAGTGGGCGGGGTCGCGTCGTAGCATGAGGGCATGTCCCACGAGGCGTTTTTTGCGGCGCTACACACCGGGAATGCGGAGCGGGTCGCGGCGCACCTGGACGCCGACCCGGCGCTCCTGACGGCCACGAGTCCCAGTGGCCTCTCCCCTGTCCTGTTCGCCACGTATTACCGTCAGCCGGCGCTCGCGCAGCTCCTGATCGAGCGGGGCGCGCCGCTCACGGCGTTCGAGGCGGCCGCCACCGGGCATGCGGAGGTGCTGCAGCCGCTGCTGGACGCCGATCCGCGTCTGGTGGCGGCGTTCAGCGCAGACGGGTTCACGCTGCTCGGCCTCGCGGCGTTCTTCGGGCAGGTGGAGGTCGCGCGCGCGCTTATCGCGCGCGGCGCGGACGTGAACGTCGCCAGCCGCAACGGCTTGCAGGTCACGCCGCTGCATTCAGCGGTGGCGGGTCGGCACGCGGACCTCGCGGCGCTGCTGCTGGACGCGGGCGCGGACGTGAACGCGCGGCAGCATGGCGGGTTCACGCCGCTGATGGGCGCGGCGCAGAA encodes:
- a CDS encoding GatB/YqeY domain-containing protein, whose amino-acid sequence is MLYDRLKADLLTARKARDTATATTLTTLVGAVETAAKAPGAPGLTDEVALGVIKQTRKALEGTVQTYRERGIDTAEQDRELALLAQYLPTLLSEDELRAVIEQFRAQHPGANIAQVMAHLKAAHPNGYDGALAARLARA
- the trmFO gene encoding methylenetetrahydrofolate--tRNA-(uracil(54)-C(5))-methyltransferase (FADH(2)-oxidizing) TrmFO is translated as MKAVTVIGAGLAGSEAALAAANAGVPVTLFEMRPVKMTPAHRSGKFAELVCSNSLGGEGETNAKGLLQAEMRAVGSTVIAAADASRLPAGGALAVEREGFSDHVTRAVRNHPLITVRDEEVTALPEGVTVLATGPLTSEALAEDIARATGTERLAFYDAAAPVIAFDSINMDVAFRAGRYDQPADYINCPMDKEQYAAFYAALEQARSHTPHDWEKLEFFEGCMPIEEIARRGPDTPRFGPMKPRGLTDPRTGRWPYAVVQLRQEDAEGRMWSLVGFQTGLKWGDQKAVVQLIPGLENAEIVRYGVMHRNTYLNAPEVLTETMQLRADPEKLVAGVLAGTEGYLESAATGWLAGLNAARLAQGLEPVCPPQESMLGGLTRYLATANPKNYQPMNTNWALVPEFKVEGRRKLGKREKRPLMFARGYDAFLGWARGVGLNVTERVVPTSEPAPEVPGTAEPVGA
- a CDS encoding zinc-binding alcohol dehydrogenase family protein, translated to MNAVGFTHHLPISDPSSLQDVQLPDPVPTGRDLLVRVHATALNPVDTKVRAPKPGNLEHHPPKVIGWDASGVVEAVGPDVTLFQVGDEVYYAGDLNRPGSNAELQLVDERIVGRKPTTLTHAQAAALPLTAITAWEGLYDRLHLRPDGQDAGKTLLVIGGAGGVPSVAIQLARHAGLTVIATASRPESAAWVRDLGAHHVIDHTGDIPAQLRDLGIDSVHHVYCTYGTEQHWNAMVQVLRPGGSIVAIDTATDVNLNALKAKSLTFAWELMFTRPALQTDDMIEQHHLLNRVADLVDAGHVRTTLRETLRPINAANLRAAHERLETRGVIGKIVLEGWED
- a CDS encoding winged helix-turn-helix transcriptional regulator is translated as MKPPRALNCAPGCPVEVTLEVISGRWKCVILYHLLRGPVRFGQLRRLIPGVTQRMLTLQLRELEADGLVERTAYPQVPPRVDYRLTPLGESLRAVVLAMLAWGEANHDTVMALRGGEVGGVAS
- a CDS encoding ankyrin repeat domain-containing protein, whose protein sequence is MSHEAFFAALHTGNAERVAAHLDADPALLTATSPSGLSPVLFATYYRQPALAQLLIERGAPLTAFEAAATGHAEVLQPLLDADPRLVAAFSADGFTLLGLAAFFGQVEVARALIARGADVNVASRNGLQVTPLHSAVAGRHADLAALLLDAGADVNARQHGGFTPLMGAAQNGHADLVRALLARGADPAARTDDGDSAAVFARDWSDPALRELLP